The following nucleotide sequence is from Methylocella sp..
GCGGGGACCATCCCCGCGCGACAGGCGCCCGATGTGTCCGGCCCAGGGCCGCAATCACCGCGCAGGCGAAGCCGAAGAGGCCGCACGCTCGCGTAGCGGACCCTTCACGGGTTGATGGCGTCAGGCCCTGGGCCGGACCAAGGATCAGCGCTATTGGGAGCGGGGTGGTGTAAGGCTTCGAGTCCGGGCAGCTCGGAAATGGACCGCGTGCTGATGGTAACGTCGAATTTTGGCGCCACTCACCGCCGCATTGGGCGGTTTTGTGACGGTTCGCTTGCGGGTCAGGATGGGTCTTGATCGGACATTCGGCTCAAGGCCGGGTTCGGCCGACAGCAGATGGGCAGCGTTCGGATGGAATTGGTGCGTGGCAGCCATTGCTTGAATCCGGCTTGAGGCAAAGCATATGAACGACCAAAAAACACTCGCCCACCACCTACCAAGGTGAACTCCTGATTTTTCGGAATTGCTTGCATATGCGGATTTTACGGCCTTCAGCGAGTCTGCCATGAGCCCGGTCGCCGGGGCGAGCTCGATCATGGTTGCGCAGCCGCCGTGCTGGATCTGCGGCGGCCCCGGCGACAGCGGCGAGCACAAAACGAAGCGTTCGGATCTCAAGGCTGTTTTCGGTCGGCCGACGCAACAGCAGCCGCTGTTCTTTCACGATCGAACTCGCAAAAATCAGCGGGTTGGGAGTCTCGACGCGAAGCTACTCAAGTCGCCCGGTCGGATCTGCCAGAATTGCAACTCGACACGCACCCAGCCTTACGATCGCGCCTGGGAAACTCTGTCAGAATATTTTCGCACCGCTATGCCTGCGCTCGCGCCCGACGCCGTCGTGCGGCTCAATCGCATGTTCTCCTATGATACCCGGCAGCAGATGCTGAACGTCCACCAGTTCTTCGTAAAGGCTTTCGGCTGCTTGGTGATCGAAGGATCCTTGCCAATCGATATAAGCGGTTTCGCAGACGCTCTTATGAACGATCGGGCGCACCCGCTCGTGCACCTGAAATTTGGTGTCCCCTCAGCCAGCACCCGAGTCACTGCCGGCAGATCCGACGTGTGGGCCTTGCCGCTAAACGCCGATGGACGATCTACTTTCATCTCGTGGTTTTACGATCTGCCGCATGTCTGGGTTTTGGTGATGTTTGCCGTACCGGGTGAGCGACGCGACGGCCTCGTCGGCGCCTGGCACCCCAGCGCTGGCAGCAAGGCCATCACGATGTCCGATTTTCGCTATGCTGAGGAGATGCAGGCGACATGAGCACTTCGCCCCATCTCCATGCGCGAATTGCTGCCGTGCTCAATGGCCGGTTTCCGAACAACAAGATCGCGCTGAGCCACTTCGGCCAACTGCTGATCGAGTACGTTGAAGCCGATATCGGGCCACCACATCTTGTGGCCGAACTCGAAACTGGCGACGAAGGCAAATTGTCGTCGTACATCTGGGAAGCGATGCTCTATCGACACCTGCGAGGGCAGGGTTACGAACCGGTAGGTGTCACCAAGCGCACTGGGCAACACGGCCCCGACTTTCGGGTTGAGCATGCAGGCCGGACTATCTGGATCGAGGCGGTTGTGCCAGGCCCGCATGGTATTCCAGCCAACTATCTCGAGTCCCCGGTGCTGGGCGGAGAAATCCGCGTGAAAACGAAGCCCAACGATGAGCGCGTTCTGCGGTGCACGTCTGTGATTGCTGACAAGCGACTCAAGCTGGACCAGTATCGAGCGATAGGCGTTATCGGGGCCAACGATTGCGCGGTGATCGCGGTGAACATTTGCCGCCTGTCGGATTGGGACCCCGACGGCAACGGCATCAGCCAGTACCCACTCTCGATGGAAGCCGTATTTCCTATCGGCCCTTTGGCGGTGCCGCTAACACCCGACGGCAAGATCGATGGTCCCGCGCAGAATGTGCCTCGCTTTGCCGTCCGCAAGGCGAGCGGAAAGGAGATTGAAACAGCTATTTTTCTTACCCCGGATTTCGCAGGCGTGAGCGCAGTGATCCAGGCGCACCAGCGCGACATGCACGAGAAAAATTTGATTCTGTCGACGATCCACAATCCGTTGGCCATCATCAAGCTGCCGACCGGACTGTTCGGGGCCTACAAGGAATTCGTGGCGAAAGAGCACGACGACGGCTACCAGATCCGCGATGTTCGCCTCGAGGCGCGTCTGCACGAGCTGATCGAAAGCGTGACCCTTCGGTTTCGGCGCAGGGAGGATCGAGTCGTGCGCACGATTACGGCGGCCGAGGCTGGCGACTTCGTCGGCGAGGTCGGGAAGTGTCATGACAACGTGAATCGTTGGTGTTTCGCGCACTACGACCACACCGCTGCGAGTGGGTGGTTGATTTCGGGCGACTGCATCCTTGACAAGCATTCTCTCGTCAACACCGGCGACAGCGAGCTCGTCGAGATCACGCCAATGTCGGACGAGGCACACCGGACATTCCTTCCGCACGACGGGACCGAGGACGAGTTCATTAGGTTGCCGAACCAGATCGTCTCCGCGCGATGAAAGGGAACGACTTGCCCCTCTCGGAAGGGGCCGCCCTCGTGTCTATCGGGACTCGCGCCGGGGAGGCGCTACCGACGAACGCTGATTGGTAGCGCTGCCTTGAACGCGCCGACGAAGTCGCGAGTTCGAGCGACGACGTCGTCACGACGGGGAGCTGCCACCCGAGCGACTGCGCGACACCAAGGAAATAGCGAAGGTCCGGTTCCTGGATAGCTCGGCACGCCAGCCTATGGCCATGTCGGGTCGAGTGCAGTGGTAGGCAGCAACGGCGCTCACGCGCCGCCGCTCCCGAATTTCCAGACCGGAATGCCGAACTTCTTTGCCTTGTCAGCGAGGTTGTCCTGAATGCCGGTGCCGGGGAAGACCATTACCCCGATCGGCAGCACATCGAGCATCGCATCGTTGCGTTTGAACGGCGCTGCCTTGGCGTGCTTGGTCCAGTCGGGCCTGAAGGCGATCTGAGGCACCTTGCGGTGGTCGGCCCATTTGGCGGCGATAAGTTCGGCGCCCTTGGGCGAACCGCCGTGCAGCAGCACCATGTCGGGGTGCTTGGCGTGGACGCGGTCGAGTTTGTCCCAGATCAGGCGATGATCGTTGAAGTCGAAGCCGCCGGTGAAGGCGATCTTGGGGCCGGCGGGCAATAGCACCTCGTTTTCAGCCCGGCGCCTGGCGGCGAGGAAGTCGCGGCTGTCGATCACGGCCGAGGTCAGGTTGCGGTGGCTGACCTTCGATCCTGAGCGCGGCCGCCAGGCCGAATGGGTGTGACGCTCGAACTGGTCGGCGGCCTGGTCGCGGAAGAACTCCATGATGTTCCTGCGCTCGATCAGCGTCTGCCCTTCGGCGGTGAGGCGCTCCAGTTCGACCGAGCGGATCTCGGAGCCATCCTGTTCCTTCTGGCTGCGCTTCTGCGCCTGCTCGTTGTCGTCGAGTTCGCGTTCGATCCGGCCGATGGTGCGGTGGAAGAGATTGACCGTCGACCAGAGCAGATCTTCGAGGTCGGGTTCGAGGCGGGTGTCCACCAAGGTGGCGACGAGGGCGTCGAAGATGTCGGCGATGGCGACGGCGACGTTCTGGGCTTCGGGCAGTGGCCTCGGGTCGGGTTCGTCCTGGAAGGGGCGATAGCCGTAGAGTTGGAGTTCGGCGAGGACGTGATCGGTCGTGGATGAGGTGTGCGGCGGCTCGTAGCCGGTGTTGTCGTGTTCGGTCGTCATTGTGCTTTCCTTCGTCGGATCGACCGCGCCCATCGCGGCCTTCATGGCGACGAAAGGCGGCGGGCGGACCGGACCTGCACCGCGCAGCGAAGCGGAAGCGGCCGAAGCAAAGCGGAGGATGGCGGGGGCCGGCTATTTTGCCTCGCGATGTAAAGGCGGCCCTCTTCCTTAAACGGGGCCCGCCGACGGAAAATAGTCGGCCATCCGCCATTGCTGGGCCGGGCCGTTTGCCGCAAGGGTCGCCCTCTCAGAAGGCCGTGGGCGCGGTCCTCTCCGACAAGGCTGGAGAGCATCACGACCGAATTCGGCATGAGACCGGCGGCGCCGCGGACATCATTTTCCCGTGCCGCTTCATGCCGCCAATTCCATGAAACGAGCGACGTCTTCCGGAGCGATCTGCACCCGCAACGCTGCCCGTAGCTCATCGATGCCGAGCGTGCGGAGATCCTCGTTGAAGTCACCCAGTTGTGGCGACAGGGCTATCGCCTCGATCCCGACCTCGTTCGCCCGGTCGATCAGGCTCGCCATGGCGCCGTCCCCGGCCGGATCGTCGTCGCGGGCGATGTAGAGCCGGCGCAGTGTCGCGGGGAACAGGATGGCGGCGAGGTGTGCGGCCGAGAGCGCGGCCACCATCGGCATGGTCGGCATGACGCATCGCAGCGACAGCATGGTCTCGATGCCTTCACCGGCCGCCAAGACATTGTGCGCCACATCGAAACGGACGGCGTTGCCCAGGAGGTTGCCCATCGCGCGTCTCGGCGTGTCGATTGCCGCCTTGTCCTGCCCCGATGGGTCGAGCCAGGTGCGGTGCGCCCCGGTGATCGTGCCGGCGAGATCGGTGACGGCTGCGATCATCGCCGGCCAGGTCTCGGTCGGGGAATGCCGATCTGGTCGGTAGTAGCAGCGTGGGTGGAAGCGGAGACTTCCGGTTCCGTGCAAAGCCGTAATGCCGCGTTTGCGCAAATACGTTTCGACGACTGTGCCAGAAATCGGCTGCGCCATGGCGAAGAGGCGGCGTGCTGATTCCGGCGATCCCGCCGGTGCGGGCGATGGTCGCCGTTGATGGTCCGGCTCCGGCTCCGATCTCGGTAGGCTCAGAAAATGCCGGGCCTCAATGGCGACGTCGCGAAAATCGGCAAGGCCACAGCTCTCGCGGATGACATCGAGGAGGTCGCCGTGATCGCCGGTCGCCGCGTCGGTCCATTTGCCGGCCGAACCCTTGCCGGAGTCCGGTCCTTTCAACCGGACGAACAGGGAGCGGCCGGGCGTATTCCTCACGTCGCCGACCAGCCAATAGCGGCCTTCGCGGCGGCCGTTGGAGAGATAATGACGGCACACCGCCTCGGCATCGCGCGCGAGACGTTGCGCCAGTTCGGCGGCATCGAGCGCCATCGTTACGCCGCCGCCCGCTCGGCGACGCGCGCGAGCGGATAGCGTTCCAGCACCTTCGCCAGGATCGCCGGGCCGGCGGCGTCGGTCGGGACGAACATCCTGAGCTTCCACGAGATGATCTCATGGAACAGGCCGTAGGCCCGCAGCCGGTCACGCATGGCGTCGGTGAAGCCGGTCAGTTCGATGCGACCCACGCCCATGACGCGGACGCGGCGAAGCTGAAGCCCTTCGGCAAGATCGAGGATGGTCCTGCCATCCATCAGCGCGGTGAAGGCGTCATCGGCCGACAGGTTCGACGGGCCGGTTTCAAGCGCACTGGCGACCCATGCCGACGAAACCTTGCGACCGACGATGCGTTCGCCCGCATCGGTCTGGAGCCGATAGACCCGCGTCGACTCGTTCGGCAGACGCTTCCAGATCGGCAGCAAGAGGCCGGCGACGATATGGATCGCGCTGTCGGTGAACTCCGGCACCTCGGCGAGTTCCGCCGCCCAGGCGCCGGCGAAGATTTCGCGGTCGGCTTCCCGCCAATGCGTCTGGGGCATCATCGCCAGCGGCATGGCGGGATGCTCCATCGGCCGGATGAGTCGCACGCGGCGTTCGACCTCGCCATCGTCGAGCATCAGACTCGGCGCGGGAACCTGCACGGCGGCGCGGCCCGACTGGCTGTTGATCAGCAGCAGAGCGCGGGGATCGGAGAGCCTACCCAACGCCTCGTCGAGCGTGACCGGCCGGTTGCGCTCGCGCTGCGTGATGGTGAGCAGGCGGGTTTCCGCCGAGGTGCCGGGGTGAGTGTAGATGGTCTGCCGGCCGGTGACGACGAAGCTCTCCGCCGTCAACGTCTCCAGCCCGACGTCGTAGATTCCCGATGCGATCGCGCCCTCGATACGGGCGGTCAGGAGCTGCTCGAACGCCGTGAACAGGATGTTCTGCAGGTCGATGGTCAGCGCCAGCAGCCGATTGAGGAAGGTGGTGATGGGCGGCAGTTCGTCCCTGATGCCGTTGCTGTCGGTCAGCTTCAGCCCGGTTGCATCCTCGAACGCGCCCAGCGAGCACCCCTCGACCTTGCCCATGACCAGTAGGACATAGAGCTGGCGCAACGCGTCGCGGGCGTAGTGGCTCTCCAGATTGTCTTCGGGCCTGAACAGGCCTTGCCCGCCGGTCTGGCGCTGGCCCTTGGTGATGGCGCCGAGCGTGTCGAGCCGGCGGGCGATGGTCGAGAGGAAGCGCTTCTCGGCCTTCACGTTCGTCGCGATCGGCCTAAATAGCGGCGGCTGCGCTTGGTTGGTGCGGTTGGTCCGCCCCAGGCCTTGGATGGCGGCGTCGGCCTTCCATCCGGCCTCCAGCAGATAGTGGACGCGCAGGCGGCGGTTCTTCGCCGACAGTTCGGCATGGTAGGAGCGTCCAGTGCCACCCGCGTCCGAGAAGACGAGGATGCGCTTGGCGTCGTCCATGAAGGCTTGCGTCTCGGCGAGATTTGCCGAACCCGCACGGTTCTCGACAGCGAGGCGATCGACGCCATCCGATCCGCATCTGCGGATGATCCGGCGCGAGCGCCCCGTCACCTCGGCCACCAACTCCGTGCCGAAGCGCTGGACGATCTGGTCGAGCGCGCCATGGACTGGCGGCAGCGACGCGAGCTTCTCGATCAACCGGTCTCGGCGGGCGACGGCCTCGCGGCACTGCACGGGCTGACCATCGCGATAGACGGGCCGCGAGGAGAGATTGCCCTCGCTGTCGGTGAAGGGCTCGTAGAGCTGGGTCGGGAAGCTGTGCGCCAGATAATCCAGCACGTACTCGCGTGGAGTGATGTCGACCTGGACGTCGCCCCATTCCTCGGTCGGAATCTCGGCAAGGCGGCGCTCCATCAGCGCCTCGCCGGTCGAGACAATCTGGATCACCGCGGCATGGCCAGCCGTCAGATCGCGCTCGACGGCGGCGATCAGAGAAGGCGTCTTCATCGCCGTGATGAGGTGGTTAAAGAAACGCTGCTTGGCACTCTCGAAGGCTGAGCGGGCGGCGGACTTGGCCTGCGCGTTCAGCGTGCCCGTTTCGCCGGTGACGTTGGTCGCCTCCAGCGCGGCGTCGAGATTGTTGTGGATGACGCCGAACGCGCCCGCATAGGCGTCGTAGATGCGGATCTGCTCGTCGGTGAGCCGGTGCTCGACCAGCTCATATTCGACGCCTTCATAGGAGAGCGAGCGGGCCGCGTAGAGGCCGAGCGCCTTCATGTCGCGCGCCAGGACCTCCATCGCCGCGACGCCGCCGGCCTCGATCGCCTCGACGAACTCGGCCCGCGTGGCGAAGGGGAAATCCTCGCCGCCCCAAAGGCCGAGCCGCTGGGCGTAGGCGAGATTGTGGACGGTGGTGGC
It contains:
- a CDS encoding DUF2493 domain-containing protein, with the protein product MTTEHDNTGYEPPHTSSTTDHVLAELQLYGYRPFQDEPDPRPLPEAQNVAVAIADIFDALVATLVDTRLEPDLEDLLWSTVNLFHRTIGRIERELDDNEQAQKRSQKEQDGSEIRSVELERLTAEGQTLIERRNIMEFFRDQAADQFERHTHSAWRPRSGSKVSHRNLTSAVIDSRDFLAARRRAENEVLLPAGPKIAFTGGFDFNDHRLIWDKLDRVHAKHPDMVLLHGGSPKGAELIAAKWADHRKVPQIAFRPDWTKHAKAAPFKRNDAMLDVLPIGVMVFPGTGIQDNLADKAKKFGIPVWKFGSGGA
- a CDS encoding toprim domain-containing protein, with amino-acid sequence MALDAAELAQRLARDAEAVCRHYLSNGRREGRYWLVGDVRNTPGRSLFVRLKGPDSGKGSAGKWTDAATGDHGDLLDVIRESCGLADFRDVAIEARHFLSLPRSEPEPDHQRRPSPAPAGSPESARRLFAMAQPISGTVVETYLRKRGITALHGTGSLRFHPRCYYRPDRHSPTETWPAMIAAVTDLAGTITGAHRTWLDPSGQDKAAIDTPRRAMGNLLGNAVRFDVAHNVLAAGEGIETMLSLRCVMPTMPMVAALSAAHLAAILFPATLRRLYIARDDDPAGDGAMASLIDRANEVGIEAIALSPQLGDFNEDLRTLGIDELRAALRVQIAPEDVARFMELAA
- a CDS encoding strawberry notch family protein, whose protein sequence is MTTNPASAAAFAAAPLPVAPPAPRTVDALAHAARIILPHLERGQRVDAPTLRGSMVSAFGGSDADGAWDWKTAYDACEAATILFLRKFGPAMLARAASSAAMLPMLAKIAGLLPTHTRRSEESQALQQFSTPIALGLAASAAAAITPVDLVLEPSAGTGLLAILAELAGGSLVLNELAETRAGLLGHLFPGIAVTRFDAAHIHDHLDAGVVPSVVLMNPPFSALANVDRRMADAALRHVGSALARLAEGGRLVAITGANCAPDNPMWTDAFIRLQERGRIVFSAAIDGSVYAKHGTTIDTRLTVIDRLPAPDPTAFPALHSCAPDAATLLGWIANSVPPRLPLATPIVTRATVRPAAARPPRVAPRPASVPAATPEPEAVELTYETIDWTPVEGGHITEALYEGYGLQSIRIPGSLAHPTKLVQSAAMASVAPPKPSYRPHLPANVVADGMLSDAQLESVINAGEAHCGHLAGSWTVDETFDIVSAAPDDAENAVRFRRGWFLGDGTGAGKGRQVAGILLDNWLKGRRRAVWVSKSDKLIEDAQRDWSALGQERLLVTPLSRFRQGTPIRLEQGVLFTTYATLRTDARDEKVSRVRQIVEWLGSDFDGVIIFDESHAMQNAAGGKGERGDQAASQQGRAGLRLQHALPNARVVYVSATGATTVHNLAYAQRLGLWGGEDFPFATRAEFVEAIEAGGVAAMEVLARDMKALGLYAARSLSYEGVEYELVEHRLTDEQIRIYDAYAGAFGVIHNNLDAALEATNVTGETGTLNAQAKSAARSAFESAKQRFFNHLITAMKTPSLIAAVERDLTAGHAAVIQIVSTGEALMERRLAEIPTEEWGDVQVDITPREYVLDYLAHSFPTQLYEPFTDSEGNLSSRPVYRDGQPVQCREAVARRDRLIEKLASLPPVHGALDQIVQRFGTELVAEVTGRSRRIIRRCGSDGVDRLAVENRAGSANLAETQAFMDDAKRILVFSDAGGTGRSYHAELSAKNRRLRVHYLLEAGWKADAAIQGLGRTNRTNQAQPPLFRPIATNVKAEKRFLSTIARRLDTLGAITKGQRQTGGQGLFRPEDNLESHYARDALRQLYVLLVMGKVEGCSLGAFEDATGLKLTDSNGIRDELPPITTFLNRLLALTIDLQNILFTAFEQLLTARIEGAIASGIYDVGLETLTAESFVVTGRQTIYTHPGTSAETRLLTITQRERNRPVTLDEALGRLSDPRALLLINSQSGRAAVQVPAPSLMLDDGEVERRVRLIRPMEHPAMPLAMMPQTHWREADREIFAGAWAAELAEVPEFTDSAIHIVAGLLLPIWKRLPNESTRVYRLQTDAGERIVGRKVSSAWVASALETGPSNLSADDAFTALMDGRTILDLAEGLQLRRVRVMGVGRIELTGFTDAMRDRLRAYGLFHEIISWKLRMFVPTDAAGPAILAKVLERYPLARVAERAAA